The proteins below come from a single Streptomyces tubercidicus genomic window:
- a CDS encoding DUF397 domain-containing protein, with protein MEWAPEHASATGKFLVRDSKDPKGPRLTLTRQGFAGLVEFAKSE; from the coding sequence ATCGAGTGGGCACCTGAGCACGCGTCCGCCACCGGAAAGTTCCTGGTCCGTGACAGCAAGGACCCCAAGGGTCCGCGGCTGACACTGACCCGCCAGGGGTTCGCCGGGCTCGTGGAGTTCGCCAAGTCCGAATAG
- a CDS encoding terpene synthase family protein, with protein MTQPFELPHFYTPHPARLNPHLEAARTHSRTWAREMGMLEGSGIWEQRDLDAHDYALLCSYTHPDCDADALSLVTDWYVWVFFFDDHFLETFKRTLDRKGGKEYLDRLPAFMPMDLTTPVPEPVNPVEAGLADLWARTVPRMSMDWRRRFAESTEHLLNESLWELSNIHIHRVPNPVEYIEMRRKVGGAPWSAGLVEYATGAEVPAAVAASRPLRVLRDTFSDGVHLRNDLFSYQRETEEEGELSNGVLVLEHFLNCTTQEAADAVNDLITSRLQQFENTVVAELPALFLEKRLDPTSCAEVLAYAKGLQDWQSGGHEWHMRSSRYMNGGGAAAGSAQPWSPFSLGGLGTSAADLKTALATAGALRLRSGTHLPYRQVGPSQLPDFCMPFTTSLSPHLDGARQRLVDWAHRMGLLQPQPGVPLSGIWDEPALIRHDLALCAAGIHPDATPEQLDLSSAWLAWGTYADDYYPAVFGRTRDRASATVCTERLSAFMPLDSATPPPEPVNALERGLADLWPRTTAAMAPEARRAFRDAVDTMTASWLWEIDNQIQHRIPDPVDYIEMRRATFGADLTMSLRRIGHDRTVPPEIYRTGTLRSLQNAAADYAGLLNDVFSYQKEIEYEGEVHNGILVVQTFFGCDYPTALHIVHDLMTSRMREFQHVATHELPVVCDDFQLAPEAREALHDHVRELEHWMAGILIWHRDCLRYRSSELRHPTGSPGRLAAPTGLGTSAAGLFRSARRSVHRVGT; from the coding sequence GTGACACAGCCATTTGAATTGCCGCACTTCTACACGCCCCATCCGGCGCGGTTGAACCCCCACCTGGAGGCCGCCCGTACGCACTCCAGGACGTGGGCCCGGGAGATGGGCATGCTGGAGGGCTCGGGTATCTGGGAGCAGCGGGATCTCGACGCCCATGATTACGCCCTGTTGTGCTCCTACACCCACCCGGACTGCGACGCCGACGCGCTCTCGCTGGTGACCGACTGGTACGTCTGGGTCTTCTTCTTCGATGACCACTTCCTGGAGACGTTCAAGCGGACGCTGGACCGGAAGGGCGGCAAGGAGTACCTGGACCGGCTGCCCGCCTTTATGCCGATGGATCTGACCACGCCCGTACCGGAGCCGGTCAACCCGGTCGAGGCCGGGCTCGCCGACCTGTGGGCGCGTACGGTGCCGCGGATGTCCATGGACTGGCGGCGGCGGTTCGCCGAGAGCACCGAGCATCTGCTCAATGAGTCGTTGTGGGAACTGTCCAATATCCATATCCACCGGGTGCCCAACCCCGTTGAATACATCGAGATGCGCCGCAAGGTCGGTGGTGCGCCCTGGTCGGCGGGGCTGGTGGAGTATGCGACCGGCGCCGAGGTGCCCGCGGCCGTCGCCGCCTCCCGGCCGCTGCGGGTGCTGCGGGACACCTTCTCCGACGGCGTGCATCTGCGGAACGATCTCTTCTCCTACCAGCGGGAGACGGAGGAGGAGGGCGAGCTGAGCAATGGCGTCCTGGTACTGGAGCACTTCCTGAACTGCACCACCCAGGAGGCGGCGGACGCCGTCAACGATCTGATCACCTCCCGGCTCCAGCAGTTCGAGAACACGGTGGTCGCCGAACTCCCCGCGCTCTTCCTGGAGAAGAGGCTCGACCCGACGTCCTGCGCCGAGGTGCTGGCGTACGCCAAGGGGCTCCAGGACTGGCAGTCCGGCGGCCACGAATGGCATATGCGCTCCAGCCGCTACATGAACGGCGGCGGCGCCGCGGCCGGCAGCGCGCAGCCCTGGTCGCCCTTCTCCCTCGGCGGCCTCGGCACCTCGGCGGCGGACCTGAAGACCGCCCTGGCCACGGCTGGTGCGCTGCGCCTCCGCAGCGGCACCCACCTCCCGTACCGGCAGGTCGGCCCGTCCCAACTCCCCGACTTCTGCATGCCGTTCACCACCAGCCTCAGCCCCCACCTGGACGGCGCCCGGCAGCGGCTCGTCGACTGGGCGCACCGGATGGGCCTCCTCCAGCCGCAGCCCGGTGTGCCGCTCTCCGGCATCTGGGACGAGCCCGCGCTGATCCGGCACGATCTGGCGCTCTGCGCGGCCGGCATCCACCCGGACGCCACCCCGGAGCAACTGGACCTCAGCTCCGCCTGGCTGGCCTGGGGCACCTACGCCGACGACTACTACCCGGCGGTCTTCGGCCGCACCCGCGACCGCGCCTCGGCCACGGTCTGCACCGAGCGGCTGTCGGCCTTCATGCCGCTCGACTCCGCGACACCGCCGCCCGAGCCGGTCAACGCCCTCGAACGCGGGCTGGCCGACCTGTGGCCCCGTACGACGGCCGCCATGGCCCCCGAGGCGCGCCGGGCCTTCCGGGACGCCGTCGACACGATGACGGCCAGCTGGCTCTGGGAGATCGACAACCAGATCCAGCACCGCATCCCCGACCCGGTCGACTACATCGAGATGCGCCGGGCGACCTTCGGCGCCGACCTCACCATGAGCCTGCGCCGCATCGGCCACGACCGCACGGTCCCGCCGGAGATCTACCGCACCGGCACCCTGCGCTCACTGCAGAACGCCGCCGCCGACTACGCGGGCCTGCTGAACGATGTCTTCTCCTACCAGAAGGAGATCGAATACGAGGGCGAGGTCCACAACGGCATCCTGGTCGTCCAGACCTTCTTCGGCTGCGACTACCCGACCGCGCTGCACATCGTCCACGACCTGATGACCTCCCGCATGCGCGAGTTCCAACACGTCGCGACCCATGAACTCCCCGTCGTCTGCGACGACTTCCAACTCGCCCCCGAGGCCCGCGAGGCACTGCACGACCACGTCCGCGAGTTGGAACACTGGATGGCCGGCATCCTCATCTGGCACCGCGACTGCCTGCGCTACCGCTCCTCCGAGTTGCGCCACCCGACGGGTTCACCGGGCCGACTGGCCGCGCCGACCGGGTTGGGGACGTCGGCGGCGGGGCTCTTCCGGTCGGCCCGGCGGTCGGTGCATCGAGTGGGCACCTGA
- a CDS encoding alpha/beta fold hydrolase, whose product MTDALEVRTFETHDGLLAYRDAGSGRPLVLLHGGFVDGGMWDDQLPYFARDHRVIVPDARGHGASANATRAFRQTDDLAALLRHLDTGPAVLVGVSMGGAMAVDTALEHPGLVRALVVCGAGTSEPEFHHPWVREVRAAQARAMAAGDIEGWIDAFVMYAAGPHRTLDAVDPQVVGRIRDMARRTLAKHTADEPDRHVPVTDTWARTANITVPVLVVNGTLDMDDCIGMGERLVRSVAHGRSATIDGTAHYPNMERPDVFNRMVEEALHGFLAGEG is encoded by the coding sequence ATGACTGATGCTCTTGAGGTACGCACTTTCGAGACGCACGACGGACTTCTCGCCTACCGCGACGCCGGCAGCGGCCGGCCGCTGGTGCTGCTGCACGGTGGCTTCGTGGACGGCGGAATGTGGGACGACCAACTCCCGTACTTCGCGCGGGACCACCGGGTGATCGTGCCGGACGCCCGGGGCCACGGCGCGTCGGCCAACGCGACCCGGGCCTTCCGCCAGACCGACGACCTCGCCGCGCTGCTGCGCCACCTCGACACCGGGCCCGCGGTCCTGGTGGGGGTGTCGATGGGCGGGGCCATGGCGGTGGACACCGCGCTGGAGCATCCCGGTCTGGTGCGCGCGCTGGTGGTCTGCGGCGCCGGGACCAGCGAGCCGGAGTTCCATCACCCCTGGGTCCGGGAGGTCCGGGCCGCCCAGGCCCGTGCGATGGCCGCCGGTGACATCGAGGGCTGGATCGACGCGTTCGTGATGTACGCGGCCGGACCGCACCGCACGCTCGACGCGGTCGATCCGCAGGTCGTGGGACGCATACGGGACATGGCGCGGCGGACGTTGGCCAAGCACACCGCTGACGAACCGGACCGGCACGTGCCGGTTACCGATACCTGGGCGCGAACGGCGAACATCACGGTCCCGGTGCTGGTCGTCAACGGCACCCTCGATATGGACGACTGCATCGGTATGGGCGAACGCCTCGTGCGGTCCGTCGCGCACGGCCGCAGCGCCACCATCGACGGCACCGCGCACTACCCCAACATGGAGCGGCCGGACGTGTTCAACCGGATGGTGGAGGAGGCGTTGCACGGCTTCCTCGCGGGCGAGGGCTGA
- a CDS encoding Lrp/AsnC family transcriptional regulator: MTSKAVPFDGLDRKIVAALIDNGRASFAEIGAAIGLSSTAVKRRVDRMRENNVITGFTATVRPAALGWLTEAYVEVYCDSAAPPRRLAEVVRNHPEIAAAMTVTGGADALLHVRATDVEHFEEVLERIRAEPFIRKTISYMVLSHLLPDSPEAGARQSSGGAAP, from the coding sequence GTGACCAGCAAGGCCGTGCCCTTCGACGGGCTCGACCGCAAGATCGTTGCGGCGCTGATCGACAACGGCCGGGCGAGCTTCGCGGAGATCGGGGCGGCGATCGGGCTGTCGTCGACCGCGGTGAAGCGGCGGGTGGACCGGATGCGGGAGAACAACGTCATCACGGGGTTCACCGCGACCGTGCGACCGGCCGCGCTGGGGTGGCTGACCGAGGCGTATGTCGAGGTGTACTGCGACAGCGCGGCGCCGCCCCGCCGGTTGGCTGAAGTGGTGCGCAACCACCCGGAGATCGCGGCGGCGATGACCGTCACCGGGGGCGCCGACGCGCTGCTGCACGTACGGGCGACCGATGTGGAGCACTTCGAGGAGGTGCTGGAACGGATCCGGGCCGAGCCGTTCATCCGCAAGACGATCAGCTACATGGTGCTGTCCCATCTGCTGCCGGACAGCCCGGAGGCGGGCGCCCGGCAGTCCTCCGGAGGCGCCGCACCCTGA
- the ddaH gene encoding dimethylargininase has translation MSRVSRPRRYLVCEPRHFAVQYAINPWMRAEVPVDTALAGRQWETLMGTYRAHGHTVETVAPVPGLPDMVFAANSALVVGGRVFGSQFHAPQRRPESTEYETWFKAAGYDVYRPESPCEGEGDLVPAGRYILAGTGFRTTPAAHREVQEFFGVPTIGLQLVDPYFYHLDTALFVLEESPETGEANIAYYPEAFSSGSREVLRRLFPDAVLATREDALAFGLNSVSDGRHVFVAPLATGLIAQLSAHGYVPVPVDLSEFHKAGGGIKCCTQEIRS, from the coding sequence ATGAGTCGTGTGTCGCGCCCCCGGCGCTATCTGGTCTGCGAGCCCAGACACTTCGCTGTGCAGTACGCGATCAATCCATGGATGCGTGCGGAGGTGCCCGTCGACACCGCGCTCGCCGGGCGCCAGTGGGAGACCCTGATGGGCACCTACCGCGCGCACGGGCACACCGTGGAGACGGTGGCCCCGGTGCCCGGCCTGCCGGACATGGTGTTCGCGGCGAACTCCGCGCTCGTCGTCGGCGGCCGGGTCTTCGGCTCGCAGTTCCACGCGCCGCAGCGGCGCCCGGAGTCCACGGAGTACGAGACCTGGTTCAAGGCGGCCGGCTACGACGTCTACCGACCGGAGTCGCCGTGCGAGGGCGAAGGTGATCTCGTACCGGCCGGCCGCTACATCCTGGCGGGTACCGGCTTTCGCACCACCCCGGCGGCGCACCGCGAGGTGCAGGAGTTCTTCGGTGTGCCGACGATCGGCCTGCAGCTGGTGGACCCGTACTTCTACCACCTGGACACCGCGCTGTTCGTCCTGGAGGAGTCACCGGAGACCGGCGAGGCGAACATCGCCTACTACCCCGAGGCGTTCTCGTCCGGCAGCCGTGAGGTGCTGCGGCGGCTGTTCCCCGACGCGGTGCTCGCCACCCGGGAGGACGCCCTGGCCTTCGGCCTCAACTCCGTCTCCGACGGCCGCCATGTCTTCGTCGCCCCACTGGCGACCGGCCTGATCGCTCAGCTCAGCGCGCACGGCTATGTCCCCGTCCCCGTCGACCTGTCGGAGTTCCACAAGGCCGGCGGCGGCATCAAGTGCTGCACCCAGGAGATCCGCTCATGA
- the rocD gene encoding ornithine--oxo-acid transaminase yields MTAPTRTVPAQASRSSAELIQAESPVLAHNYHPLPVVVARAEGVWVEDVEGRRYLDMLAGYSALNFGHRHPALIEAAHRQLDQLTLTSRAFHNDRLAGFAESLAELTGLDMVLPMNTGAEAVESGIKVARKWAYDVKGVPADRATIVVAGGNFHGRTTTIVGFSDDDTARVGFGPFAPGFRTVPYNDLAAIEAALDETTAAVLIEPIQGEAGVLIPDDGYLTGVRELTRRNGCLFIADEIQSGLGRTGTTLAVEHESVVPDMLLLGKALGGGIVPVSAVVARREVLGVLGPGQHGSTFGGNPLAAAVGSAVIELLATGEFQRRAAELGTQLRSGLTALTGKGVTGFRARGLWAGVDIDPTLGTGREISERLLKEGVLVKDTHGSTIRLAPPLTITAEELESALGSLERALG; encoded by the coding sequence ATGACCGCTCCCACCCGTACTGTCCCGGCCCAGGCTTCCCGTTCGTCCGCGGAGCTGATCCAGGCCGAGAGCCCGGTCCTCGCGCACAACTACCACCCGCTGCCCGTAGTGGTCGCGCGTGCCGAAGGGGTCTGGGTCGAGGACGTCGAGGGCCGCCGCTACCTCGACATGCTGGCCGGCTATTCGGCGCTCAACTTCGGCCACCGCCACCCGGCCCTGATCGAGGCCGCGCACCGCCAGCTCGACCAGCTCACCCTCACCTCCCGCGCCTTCCACAACGACCGTCTCGCCGGTTTCGCCGAAAGTCTCGCCGAACTGACCGGTCTGGACATGGTGCTGCCGATGAACACCGGCGCCGAGGCGGTGGAGAGCGGCATCAAGGTCGCCCGCAAGTGGGCCTACGACGTCAAGGGCGTCCCGGCGGACCGGGCGACGATCGTGGTGGCGGGCGGCAACTTCCACGGCCGGACGACCACCATCGTCGGCTTCTCCGACGACGACACCGCCCGGGTCGGCTTCGGCCCGTTCGCCCCCGGCTTCCGCACCGTCCCGTACAACGATCTCGCCGCGATCGAAGCCGCCCTGGACGAGACGACGGCCGCCGTGCTGATCGAGCCCATCCAGGGCGAGGCGGGCGTCCTCATCCCCGACGACGGCTACCTCACCGGCGTACGCGAACTGACCCGGCGCAACGGCTGTCTGTTCATCGCCGACGAGATCCAGTCCGGGCTGGGCCGCACCGGCACCACCCTGGCGGTCGAGCACGAATCCGTGGTGCCGGACATGCTGCTGCTCGGCAAGGCGCTCGGCGGCGGCATCGTCCCGGTCTCCGCGGTCGTCGCCCGCCGCGAGGTGCTCGGCGTGCTCGGCCCCGGCCAGCACGGCTCGACCTTCGGCGGCAACCCGCTGGCGGCCGCGGTCGGTTCGGCCGTGATCGAGCTGCTGGCCACCGGCGAGTTCCAGCGCCGCGCCGCCGAACTCGGCACACAGCTGCGCAGCGGCCTGACCGCCCTGACCGGCAAGGGCGTCACCGGCTTCCGCGCCCGCGGCCTGTGGGCGGGCGTCGACATCGACCCCACCCTGGGCACGGGCCGGGAGATCAGCGAACGGCTGCTGAAGGAAGGCGTCCTGGTCAAGGACACCCACGGCTCGACGATCCGGCTGGCCCCGCCGCTGACCATCACCGCGGAGGAACTGGAGTCGGCGCTGGGGAGCTTGGAGCGGGCGCTGGGCTGA
- a CDS encoding ATP-grasp domain-containing protein, with product MRLCFLVEEQYRHDGMPLEVIHQLRAWGHQVDVVWPGRSLIRISEAIQAGSHDAWVLKTVSGGPGLTLLEAAASVGLTTVNDVRAIRGVRDKALAAVIARSKGLPVPVTYAAARPEEFAEIAEAEFPLVVKPADGSSGRAVRLVATPDRLLDPVDAVESGGAAGPGGAGGGLLIAQPYVPNSGTDLKVYSVAGELYATERCSPLHPAHAVHERQVPLTTEVARITAEIGDVFGLDLYGVDILLGPDGPVVVDINDFPSFRQVPDAVARVSAAVLDLARRGTRGREASVREAAREAFAGEPVREAGREPEPVSEAVSVAGLPTPPFAVPSVPRANWPAASMGGGR from the coding sequence ATGAGACTCTGCTTCCTGGTGGAGGAGCAGTACCGCCATGACGGCATGCCGCTGGAGGTGATCCACCAACTCCGCGCCTGGGGCCACCAGGTGGATGTGGTGTGGCCCGGCCGTTCGCTGATCCGGATATCCGAGGCGATACAGGCGGGCAGCCACGACGCCTGGGTCCTCAAGACGGTCTCCGGCGGGCCGGGTCTGACGCTCCTGGAGGCGGCCGCTTCCGTCGGGCTGACGACGGTGAACGATGTCCGGGCCATCCGTGGCGTACGGGACAAGGCGCTGGCCGCGGTGATCGCCCGGAGCAAGGGGCTGCCCGTCCCCGTGACGTATGCGGCGGCCCGTCCCGAGGAGTTCGCGGAGATAGCCGAGGCGGAGTTCCCCCTCGTGGTCAAGCCGGCGGACGGCAGCTCCGGGCGTGCCGTCCGGCTGGTGGCGACGCCGGACCGGCTGCTGGATCCGGTGGATGCGGTGGAGTCGGGCGGCGCGGCGGGTCCGGGCGGGGCGGGCGGTGGGCTGCTCATCGCGCAGCCCTATGTTCCCAACTCCGGTACGGATCTGAAGGTGTACAGCGTCGCCGGTGAGCTGTACGCGACCGAGCGGTGCTCGCCGCTGCACCCGGCACACGCCGTACACGAACGGCAGGTGCCGCTGACCACCGAAGTCGCCCGGATCACCGCCGAGATAGGCGACGTCTTCGGCCTCGATCTGTACGGGGTCGACATCCTGCTCGGGCCGGACGGCCCGGTGGTCGTCGACATCAATGACTTCCCCAGCTTCCGTCAGGTGCCGGACGCGGTCGCCCGGGTGTCGGCCGCGGTCCTGGACCTCGCCCGTAGGGGGACGAGGGGGCGGGAGGCGTCTGTACGGGAGGCGGCTCGGGAGGCGTTTGCCGGGGAGCCTGTACGGGAGGCCGGGCGCGAGCCGGAGCCGGTGTCGGAAGCGGTGTCCGTGGCCGGGCTGCCGACGCCCCCGTTCGCCGTGCCGTCCGTTCCCCGTGCCAACTGGCCCGCGGCGTCGATGGGTGGTGGCCGGTGA
- a CDS encoding MarR family winged helix-turn-helix transcriptional regulator, with protein MTDTAAPLPPDDLAHRLTEVFDLVGPLYRRVQRKVEQSAPIEGLSVGVRAVLDLLRENGPMTVPQMGRAQALSRQFVQRMVNDAADRQLVEITPNPAHQRSSLIRLTDDGRAAITAVLTRERALLRQVDGGLTDAEVTACVRVLTRMLALFDHVEV; from the coding sequence GTGACCGACACCGCCGCGCCGCTGCCGCCCGATGACCTCGCCCACCGGCTCACCGAGGTGTTCGACCTCGTGGGCCCGCTGTACCGGCGCGTCCAGCGCAAGGTCGAACAGAGCGCCCCGATCGAGGGCTTGTCCGTCGGCGTGCGGGCCGTCCTGGATCTGCTCCGCGAGAACGGCCCGATGACCGTTCCGCAGATGGGCCGCGCCCAGGCCCTGAGCCGGCAGTTCGTCCAGCGCATGGTCAACGACGCCGCGGACCGGCAGCTGGTCGAGATCACCCCGAACCCGGCCCACCAGCGCTCCTCGCTGATCCGGCTGACCGACGACGGCCGGGCCGCCATCACCGCCGTGCTCACGCGCGAACGTGCACTGCTGCGCCAGGTCGACGGCGGGCTGACCGACGCCGAGGTGACGGCGTGCGTGCGGGTGCTCACGAGGATGCTGGCGCTCTTCGACCACGTCGAGGTCTGA
- a CDS encoding ATP-grasp domain-containing protein, producing the protein MRICLLTADPGHPLLAAVSDLLAPDHQVETLDPGAEGPGPDLSSLADVYLLKARTPRALALAALLEEHGAPVLNSAAATARCQDRVAMAAVARAAGLPFAGTRCVAALGELAAAGAPPGPLVIKSRFSRRHDLVARADSAVRLRELAADWAEEPVVAQDFVPNSGWDHKLWVVDGQLFAALRRSELAPDGRGPNLPLPTAELPASWTAAALQVGEVFGLDVYGVDILDAGGAEAGGGDADGAAGAPLIVDINAFPGIRGQAGAPEALAALALRTATSGRTRGRTTDRTTAQPLTPDERKLPQVSQK; encoded by the coding sequence GTGAGGATTTGTCTGCTCACCGCCGATCCCGGGCATCCGCTGCTGGCGGCGGTCAGTGACCTGCTGGCACCGGATCACCAGGTCGAAACCCTGGACCCGGGTGCCGAGGGGCCGGGGCCCGATCTCTCCTCGCTCGCCGATGTCTATCTCCTCAAGGCCCGGACGCCGCGGGCGCTGGCGCTCGCCGCGCTGCTGGAGGAGCACGGCGCCCCGGTGCTCAACTCGGCGGCGGCGACCGCCCGTTGCCAGGACCGGGTGGCGATGGCGGCGGTGGCCCGCGCGGCGGGGCTGCCGTTTGCCGGTACCCGCTGTGTGGCCGCCCTCGGGGAGCTGGCCGCGGCCGGCGCACCGCCCGGCCCGCTGGTGATCAAGAGCCGGTTCAGCCGCCGCCACGACCTGGTGGCCCGCGCCGACAGCGCCGTACGGCTGCGGGAACTGGCCGCCGACTGGGCCGAAGAGCCGGTGGTGGCGCAGGACTTCGTCCCGAACAGCGGCTGGGACCACAAGCTGTGGGTGGTCGACGGACAGCTCTTCGCCGCGCTGCGCCGCTCGGAGCTGGCCCCGGACGGCCGCGGCCCGAACCTGCCGCTGCCGACCGCCGAGCTGCCCGCGAGCTGGACCGCCGCCGCGCTCCAGGTCGGCGAGGTCTTCGGCCTGGACGTCTACGGGGTGGACATTCTCGACGCCGGTGGTGCCGAAGCCGGGGGCGGCGATGCCGATGGTGCGGCCGGTGCGCCCCTCATCGTGGACATCAACGCCTTCCCCGGGATCCGCGGCCAGGCCGGTGCCCCGGAGGCGCTGGCGGCTCTCGCCCTGCGGACGGCGACGAGCGGCCGGACCAGAGGCCGGACCACCGACCGGACCACCGCCCAGCCCCTCACCCCCGACGAAAGAAAACTCCCACAAGTCAGCCAGAAATGA
- a CDS encoding DUF1348 family protein — MGRGGHRVHVVDLSRISNSCAIGFRCAASATAPPINSANCRAVASGSATGTAQRPVRGAIGWSSSGNRIAVRFQYESPDTAGQWWRGVGETAAWSSSATTATGPAR; from the coding sequence ATGGGGCGTGGCGGGCACCGCGTGCACGTAGTTGATCTTAGTCGGATTTCGAACTCATGTGCCATCGGCTTTCGTTGCGCGGCATCGGCGACCGCCCCGCCAATCAACAGCGCCAACTGTCGGGCCGTCGCCTCCGGTTCGGCCACCGGAACCGCCCAGCGGCCGGTCCGCGGGGCCATCGGCTGGTCGTCCAGCGGCAACCGCATCGCGGTGCGCTTCCAGTACGAGTCCCCTGACACGGCCGGCCAATGGTGGCGCGGCGTGGGAGAGACTGCGGCATGGAGTTCTTCTGCTACCACCGCGACCGGCCCGGCTCGCTGA